GCGCCTGGGGGGCACCACGCTGGTGCAGCCGGTGCCGACCGCGGGGCTTCGCGCCGCCCAGCGCGGCGAGACCGGCGTCATCAGCGCCACCGACTACACGGGCAACCGGGAGTTGGAAGCCTATGCGCCGCTGAACATCCCCAACTCCGATCTGCACTGGTCGATCCTGGCCACCCGCGACAACTCCGACGCCTTCGCGCGGCTGGGCCGATTCAGCAAGAACCTCGTCATCGCGGTCACGGCAATGATTTTCGCCATCTGCGTGGCCTCGATGTTCGTCGCTCAGGCCGCGGTACGCCCGGTCCGGCGCCTCGAGGAGGGCACCCGAAAGATCAGCTCCGGCGACTACGACATCAACATCCCGGTGCGCACGCGCGACGAAATCGGCGACCTCACGGCGGCTTTCAACGAGATGAGCCGAAACCTTGCGATCAAGGAGGAGTTGCTCGTCGAGCAGCGCCGCGAGAACGATCGCCTGATGCTGGCCTTGATGCCCGAGTCGGTGCTGCAGCGTTATCGCGAGGGCGAGGCGACCATCGCCCAGAAACATCAGGACGTCGCCATCATCTACGCCGACATCGTCGGCCTCGACGAAATCTTCACCGAGATGCCGGAAGCCGAATTGGTGGGCACCGTCGACGATCTTTTCCGGCAGTTCGATTCGGCCGCCGAATCCTCGGCGTCGAACGCATCCGCACGTTCCACAACGGTTATCTGGCCAGCTGCGGGTCGTCACCCCCGGCTGGACAGCATCCACCGCGCCGTGGACTTCGCCCTCGAAATCGGCCGCATCATCGAGCGGTTCAACAGCCAGAGCAGCCATCAGTTGGGCCTGCGCGTCGGCGTCAACACCGGCAACGTGGTCAGCGGATTGGTGGGCCGCTCCGGCGTCGTCTACGACATGTGGGAGGCGCGGTGAGTCTGGCCTACCAAATGCACAGTGGCTCACCGCAGGCCGGCATCTACGTCAGCTCGCAGGTCTATGAAGCGATGCGCGACGTTCGCCAGTTCACCGCGGCGGGCACGATTTCGGTCGGTGGGACCGATCAGGCGATCTACCGGTTGCTGGACCGCTGATGAACATCTTCGCCTCGTCATGGTTTTACTGGGCGGTTGGTATCGCGATCGGATTGCCGGTCGGGATGATCCTGCTCACCGAACTGCACGATGCGCTGCGGCGCCGGCAAAGTCCCCTGGCCAGGCAGGTCGCATTGCTGCGCAACTACCTGCTGCCGCTCGCCGCGCTGTTGTTGCTCCTGGTTCAGGCCTCGGGGATTCCGGCCGGCGACATTCCGGTGCGCATCCTCACCACCGTTTTCGGCCTGCTGGTGGTGGTGCTGCTGCTGTCCGGGCTCAACGCGACCGTATTCGAAAGCGCCCCGAAAGAGCTGGCGCAAAGGCTTCCGATCTTCATCGACGTCGCCCGCATAGCACTGATCTGCGTCGGCCTGGCGGTCATGTCGTCGTACATCTGGGGTGTGCGGATCGGCGGGGTGTTCACCGCGCTGGGCGTCACATCGGTCGTCATCGGTCTGATGCTGCAGAACTCCGTCGGGCAGATCGTCTCTGGCCTGTTCATGCTGTTCGAGCAGCCCTTCCGGATCGATGACTGGCTGGACACCGGCACCGCCCGCGGACGCGTCGTCGAAGTGAACTGGCGCGCGGTGCATCGACACCGGCAGCGGAATCCGGATCATGCCGAACGCCGCGCTCGCCACCACGTCATTCACCAACCTCAGCCGCCCGCCCGGACCGCACAAGGTGGCGATCACGACGACCTTCGCCACCGCCGACGCGCCCGACCTGGTGTGCGCGGTGTTGTCGCGGGTGGCCCGGGCGCTGCCGCAGCTCCAACCCGGCAGCGTGCCGCGCTCAGTGCCCGTGGGCGCCGGCCAGTACCGCACGACGATCGGGTTGGACTCACCCGCCGAGGCCGGCGCCGCGACGGCCACGTTCCTGCGCTGGGCGTGGTACGCGGCCCGGCGGGAGAATTTGCACCTCGATGACGCCGATGACGACTTCTCGACGGTGCAACGTGTGGAGCACGCGTTGCACACGGTGGTCGCGCCGGCGCTGCGGCTCAGCACCGAAGAACAGCGGGCATTGCGCTCTTCGGCGCGAATCGTCCGCTACGGCACCGATGAAATCGTGGAGGACGCCGGACAGGTGCCCGCGGCGATGACGTTCGTGGTCGCCGGCCGGGTGCAACTCACCGCCACCGCCGACGACGGGACGGTCGTGCCGATCAGCACCCTGTCCGAGGGCGCATTCCTCGGGCTGACGGCGCTGACCCGCCAACCGAACCTGGCCAGCGCGTATGCGCTGGAAGAGGTCACCGCGTTGGAGATCGATCGGGAACATCGAGCATCTGGTGATGCGCGCACCGACGCTGCTGCAGAACTTCGGCAACATCCTCGAGGAGCGGCGCAGCAGGTGCGGACCGCGCGGCGCGGGAGCGTCGCGGGCTAGTGGCGATCGCGAGCGCGGCGGGCCGGGCGAAGCGGGTCGCCACCATTCGGGCTAGTGGGCCGCGTCACCCGGGCTTTGCGGCCGGATACCCTGGTTCAATGAGTCTGCAGGCACCATTCCGCAGCGGAGCGGCAGCGGGAGCCTGACTTGCGCCGGGAGGTGCACGACGCCGCCCGCCGCGCCCGCGTCGCGTCCCGTGTGCTGGCGTTGTTGCCGACCGTCGCCAAGACCAGGCGCTGCGCTCGGCGGCCGATGCGATTACCGCACACGCCGAATTGATCCTGTCCGCCAACGCCGAAGACGTCGAGGCCGCCCGCGCCACGGGCACGCCAACCGCGATGCTCGACCGACTGGCCTTGATACCAAGCGCGTTGAGGGCATCGCCGCGGGCTG
The sequence above is drawn from the Mycobacterium marseillense genome and encodes:
- a CDS encoding HAMP domain-containing protein; translated protein: MRGIVTRFDYRDALLLDMQGNVVYSVMKGPDLGTNILTGPYRGSNLRGAYQKAVASNDVDFVWITDFQQYQPQLDTPTAWVVSPVGMNGKFEGVMALPVPIGKINTIMTANKHWEAAGMGAATETYLAGPDDLMRSDSRVFIEDPKQYRHEAIEAGTPPDVVDTALRLGGTTLVQPVPTAGLRAAQRGETGVISATDYTGNRELEAYAPLNIPNSDLHWSILATRDNSDAFARLGRFSKNLVIAVTAMIFAICVASMFVAQAAVRPVRRLEEGTRKISSGDYDINIPVRTRDEIGDLTAAFNEMSRNLAIKEELLVEQRRENDRLMLALMPESVLQRYREGEATIAQKHQDVAIIYADIVGLDEIFTEMPEAELVGTVDDLFRQFDSAAESSASNASARSTTVIWPAAGRHPRLDSIHRAVDFALEIGRIIERFNSQSSHQLGLRVGVNTGNVVSGLVGRSGVVYDMWEAR